One Manihot esculenta cultivar AM560-2 chromosome 6, M.esculenta_v8, whole genome shotgun sequence DNA segment encodes these proteins:
- the LOC110617282 gene encoding uncharacterized protein LOC110617282 isoform X3 has protein sequence MKTQLEKPCDICGDLGYSELIITCTNCGIARQHVYCMRVCRHEVPEVWICEDCIPEEGTFGRNENFKDSCITVRHDVAIGGGSAKVYGDSGWHRARHCKRLKPVETGKVKFLSTEEVIKLSSGAAKTAFSSKANLGYRPNSSSAVSPVKLKPNPRIISSGLMKPPGFGRIQVDSSTSQQAPIISKEKKPIANPVKEHDCKAASSSLKEKFCLEQKMTSIRPDEEVKTSKANLLAKVVKNCYSNGAVKEVNTCNANAQEDANKQLGTCSTSTKYPPIMGSDSCPVAEFKTTDELRSPSTKILLPNLRSYFPSLCATWKGGFKFFDTTAPGKYYGGFQAQPPCIVNRKAYDFSQTMPIVLQVELLPQHRVWEDLFQNDYPDFRDIALYFLPSAIIQRSKDNCASLFKLMEIRNSVMRSCINDVELIIFTSNLLHGDLQSVIERSSAEHFLLGVFRHVKSDTIPLQHHFASKECSETVDMEIDMEGGQALGRVDVVVAKEPHHLQSSAVKLSDAADKAGDNSPGFRRHVEP, from the exons ATGAAGACCCAACTG GAAAAACCTTGCGACATATGTGGTGATCTTGGTTATAGCGAGTTAATTATAACTTGCACTAATTGTGGAATAGCTCGACAGCATGT TTATTGCATGCGGGTATGTCGCCACGAAGTCCCTGAAGTTTGGATTTGTGAAGACTGTATACCAGAGGAAGGCACATTTGgtagaaatgaaaattttaaggaCTCCTGCATTACAGTCCGCCATGATGTGGCGATAGGGGGAGGATCCGCCAAAGTTTATGGTGATTCAGGATGGCATAGGGCTAGGCATTGTAAAAGGCTAAAGCCTGTAGAAACTGGCAAAGTGAAGTTTCTTTCTACTGAAGAAGTAATTAAGCTGTCATCTGGAGCTGCAAAAACGGCATTTTCTTCAAAGGCTAATTTAGGATACAGACCTAATTCTTCTTCTGCTGTCTCTCCTGTAAAGTTGAAACCAAACCCAAGAATTATCTCTTCAGGTCTTATGAAGCCTCCAGGATTTGGTAGAATCCAAGTCGATTCATCAACTAGTCAACAGGCACCCATAATATCCAAAG AGAAAAAGCCTATTGCCAATCCTGTGAAGGAACATGATTGCAAGGCTGCAAGCAGTTCATTGAAGGAAAAATTTTGCCTGGAACAGAAAATGACTTCCATCAGGCCTGATGAAGAAGTCAAAACTAGCAAGGCCAATTTGCTTGCAAAAGTAGTAAAAAATTGCTATAGCAATGGGGCTGTTAAAGAAGTGAACACTTGCAATGCAAATGCACAGGAAGATGCAAATAAACAGTTAGGTACATGTTCAACCTCCACAAAGTATCCTCCAATTATGG GCAGTGACAGTTGTCCTGTTGCTGAATTTAAGACGACTGATGAATTAAGAAGTCCAAGTACAAAAATTCTTCTGCCTAATCTTCGTTCTTATTTCCCTTCTCTGTGTGCCACTTGGAA GGGAGGCTTCAAGTTTTTTGATACTACAGCCCCCGGTAAATATTATGGTGGGTTCCAGGCTCAGCCTCCATGCATAGTAAATCGGAAAGCTTATGACTTTTCACAAACAATGCCTATAGTCCTTCAAGTTGAGCTGCTTCCACAGCACCGTGTTTGGGAAGATCTATTCCAGAATGATTATCCAGATTTTCGTGACATTGCACTTTATTTCCTCCCTTCTGCTATTATTCAGAG ATCCAAAGATAACTGTGCTAGCTTGTTCAAACTTATGGAAATCCGAAACTCTGTTATGAGAAGTTGCATTAATGATGTGGAGTTGATTATATTCACATCAAACCTGCTTCATGGAGACTTGCAAA GTGTTATTGAAAGGTCAAGTGCAGAACATTTCTTATTGGGAGTTTTTCGTCATGTAAAAAGTGATACAATTCCTCTGCAGCATCATTTTGCCAGCAAGGAATGTAGTGAGACTGTTGATATGGAAATTGACATGGAAGGTGGGCAGGCTTTGGGGAGAGTTGATGTGGTTGTTGCAAAAGAACCGCACCACTTGCAAAGCTCAGCAGTGAAGTTATCTGATGCTGCAGATAAGGCTGGTGACAATTCCCCTGGTTTTCGAAGACATGTCGAGCCATAA
- the LOC110617282 gene encoding uncharacterized protein LOC110617282 isoform X5, translating into MEMLVGPSLCFHFLFSQKERKNPLVFLPCAEKPCDICGDLGYSELIITCTNCGIARQHVYCMRVCRHEVPEVWICEDCIPEEGTFGRNENFKDSCITVRHDVAIGGGSAKVYGDSGWHRARHCKRLKPVETGKVKFLSTEEVIKLSSGAAKTAFSSKANLGYRPNSSSAVSPVKLKPNPRIISSGLMKPPGFGRIQVDSSTSQQAPIISKEKKPIANPVKEHDCKAASSSLKEKFCLEQKMTSIRPDEEVKTSKANLLAKVVKNCYSNGAVKEVNTCNANAQEDANKQLGTCSTSTKYPPIMGSDSCPVAEFKTTDELRSPSTKILLPNLRSYFPSLCATWKGGFKFFDTTAPGKYYGGFQAQPPCIVNRKAYDFSQTMPIVLQVELLPQHRVWEDLFQNDYPDFRDIALYFLPSAIIQRSKDNCASLFKLMEIRNSVMRSCINDVELIIFTSNLLHGDLQKVKE; encoded by the exons ATGGAGATGCTTGTGGGACCTTCCCTGTGCTTTCACTTTCTTTTTTcgcaaaaggaaagaaagaatccATTAGTATTTTTGCCATGCGCA GAAAAACCTTGCGACATATGTGGTGATCTTGGTTATAGCGAGTTAATTATAACTTGCACTAATTGTGGAATAGCTCGACAGCATGT TTATTGCATGCGGGTATGTCGCCACGAAGTCCCTGAAGTTTGGATTTGTGAAGACTGTATACCAGAGGAAGGCACATTTGgtagaaatgaaaattttaaggaCTCCTGCATTACAGTCCGCCATGATGTGGCGATAGGGGGAGGATCCGCCAAAGTTTATGGTGATTCAGGATGGCATAGGGCTAGGCATTGTAAAAGGCTAAAGCCTGTAGAAACTGGCAAAGTGAAGTTTCTTTCTACTGAAGAAGTAATTAAGCTGTCATCTGGAGCTGCAAAAACGGCATTTTCTTCAAAGGCTAATTTAGGATACAGACCTAATTCTTCTTCTGCTGTCTCTCCTGTAAAGTTGAAACCAAACCCAAGAATTATCTCTTCAGGTCTTATGAAGCCTCCAGGATTTGGTAGAATCCAAGTCGATTCATCAACTAGTCAACAGGCACCCATAATATCCAAAG AGAAAAAGCCTATTGCCAATCCTGTGAAGGAACATGATTGCAAGGCTGCAAGCAGTTCATTGAAGGAAAAATTTTGCCTGGAACAGAAAATGACTTCCATCAGGCCTGATGAAGAAGTCAAAACTAGCAAGGCCAATTTGCTTGCAAAAGTAGTAAAAAATTGCTATAGCAATGGGGCTGTTAAAGAAGTGAACACTTGCAATGCAAATGCACAGGAAGATGCAAATAAACAGTTAGGTACATGTTCAACCTCCACAAAGTATCCTCCAATTATGG GCAGTGACAGTTGTCCTGTTGCTGAATTTAAGACGACTGATGAATTAAGAAGTCCAAGTACAAAAATTCTTCTGCCTAATCTTCGTTCTTATTTCCCTTCTCTGTGTGCCACTTGGAA GGGAGGCTTCAAGTTTTTTGATACTACAGCCCCCGGTAAATATTATGGTGGGTTCCAGGCTCAGCCTCCATGCATAGTAAATCGGAAAGCTTATGACTTTTCACAAACAATGCCTATAGTCCTTCAAGTTGAGCTGCTTCCACAGCACCGTGTTTGGGAAGATCTATTCCAGAATGATTATCCAGATTTTCGTGACATTGCACTTTATTTCCTCCCTTCTGCTATTATTCAGAG ATCCAAAGATAACTGTGCTAGCTTGTTCAAACTTATGGAAATCCGAAACTCTGTTATGAGAAGTTGCATTAATGATGTGGAGTTGATTATATTCACATCAAACCTGCTTCATGGAGACTTGCAAA AGGTGAAAGAGTAG
- the LOC110617282 gene encoding uncharacterized protein LOC110617282 isoform X4, giving the protein MRVCRHEVPEVWICEDCIPEEGTFGRNENFKDSCITVRHDVAIGGGSAKVYGDSGWHRARHCKRLKPVETGKVKFLSTEEVIKLSSGAAKTAFSSKANLGYRPNSSSAVSPVKLKPNPRIISSGLMKPPGFGRIQVDSSTSQQAPIISKEKKPIANPVKEHDCKAASSSLKEKFCLEQKMTSIRPDEEVKTSKANLLAKVVKNCYSNGAVKEVNTCNANAQEDANKQLGTCSTSTKYPPIMGSDSCPVAEFKTTDELRSPSTKILLPNLRSYFPSLCATWKGGFKFFDTTAPGKYYGGFQAQPPCIVNRKAYDFSQTMPIVLQVELLPQHRVWEDLFQNDYPDFRDIALYFLPSAIIQRSKDNCASLFKLMEIRNSVMRSCINDVELIIFTSNLLHGDLQSVIERSSAEHFLLGVFRHVKSDTIPLQHHFASKECSETVDMEIDMEGGQALGRVDVVVAKEPHHLQSSAVKLSDAADKAGDNSPGFRRHVEP; this is encoded by the exons ATGCGGGTATGTCGCCACGAAGTCCCTGAAGTTTGGATTTGTGAAGACTGTATACCAGAGGAAGGCACATTTGgtagaaatgaaaattttaaggaCTCCTGCATTACAGTCCGCCATGATGTGGCGATAGGGGGAGGATCCGCCAAAGTTTATGGTGATTCAGGATGGCATAGGGCTAGGCATTGTAAAAGGCTAAAGCCTGTAGAAACTGGCAAAGTGAAGTTTCTTTCTACTGAAGAAGTAATTAAGCTGTCATCTGGAGCTGCAAAAACGGCATTTTCTTCAAAGGCTAATTTAGGATACAGACCTAATTCTTCTTCTGCTGTCTCTCCTGTAAAGTTGAAACCAAACCCAAGAATTATCTCTTCAGGTCTTATGAAGCCTCCAGGATTTGGTAGAATCCAAGTCGATTCATCAACTAGTCAACAGGCACCCATAATATCCAAAG AGAAAAAGCCTATTGCCAATCCTGTGAAGGAACATGATTGCAAGGCTGCAAGCAGTTCATTGAAGGAAAAATTTTGCCTGGAACAGAAAATGACTTCCATCAGGCCTGATGAAGAAGTCAAAACTAGCAAGGCCAATTTGCTTGCAAAAGTAGTAAAAAATTGCTATAGCAATGGGGCTGTTAAAGAAGTGAACACTTGCAATGCAAATGCACAGGAAGATGCAAATAAACAGTTAGGTACATGTTCAACCTCCACAAAGTATCCTCCAATTATGG GCAGTGACAGTTGTCCTGTTGCTGAATTTAAGACGACTGATGAATTAAGAAGTCCAAGTACAAAAATTCTTCTGCCTAATCTTCGTTCTTATTTCCCTTCTCTGTGTGCCACTTGGAA GGGAGGCTTCAAGTTTTTTGATACTACAGCCCCCGGTAAATATTATGGTGGGTTCCAGGCTCAGCCTCCATGCATAGTAAATCGGAAAGCTTATGACTTTTCACAAACAATGCCTATAGTCCTTCAAGTTGAGCTGCTTCCACAGCACCGTGTTTGGGAAGATCTATTCCAGAATGATTATCCAGATTTTCGTGACATTGCACTTTATTTCCTCCCTTCTGCTATTATTCAGAG ATCCAAAGATAACTGTGCTAGCTTGTTCAAACTTATGGAAATCCGAAACTCTGTTATGAGAAGTTGCATTAATGATGTGGAGTTGATTATATTCACATCAAACCTGCTTCATGGAGACTTGCAAA GTGTTATTGAAAGGTCAAGTGCAGAACATTTCTTATTGGGAGTTTTTCGTCATGTAAAAAGTGATACAATTCCTCTGCAGCATCATTTTGCCAGCAAGGAATGTAGTGAGACTGTTGATATGGAAATTGACATGGAAGGTGGGCAGGCTTTGGGGAGAGTTGATGTGGTTGTTGCAAAAGAACCGCACCACTTGCAAAGCTCAGCAGTGAAGTTATCTGATGCTGCAGATAAGGCTGGTGACAATTCCCCTGGTTTTCGAAGACATGTCGAGCCATAA
- the LOC110617282 gene encoding uncharacterized protein LOC110617282 isoform X1 — MEMLVGPSLCFHFLFSQKERKNPLVFLPCAEKPCDICGDLGYSELIITCTNCGIARQHVYCMRVCRHEVPEVWICEDCIPEEGTFGRNENFKDSCITVRHDVAIGGGSAKVYGDSGWHRARHCKRLKPVETGKVKFLSTEEVIKLSSGAAKTAFSSKANLGYRPNSSSAVSPVKLKPNPRIISSGLMKPPGFGRIQVDSSTSQQAPIISKEKKPIANPVKEHDCKAASSSLKEKFCLEQKMTSIRPDEEVKTSKANLLAKVVKNCYSNGAVKEVNTCNANAQEDANKQLGTCSTSTKYPPIMGSDSCPVAEFKTTDELRSPSTKILLPNLRSYFPSLCATWKGGFKFFDTTAPGKYYGGFQAQPPCIVNRKAYDFSQTMPIVLQVELLPQHRVWEDLFQNDYPDFRDIALYFLPSAIIQRSKDNCASLFKLMEIRNSVMRSCINDVELIIFTSNLLHGDLQSVIERSSAEHFLLGVFRHVKSDTIPLQHHFASKECSETVDMEIDMEGGQALGRVDVVVAKEPHHLQSSAVKLSDAADKAGDNSPGFRRHVEP; from the exons ATGGAGATGCTTGTGGGACCTTCCCTGTGCTTTCACTTTCTTTTTTcgcaaaaggaaagaaagaatccATTAGTATTTTTGCCATGCGCA GAAAAACCTTGCGACATATGTGGTGATCTTGGTTATAGCGAGTTAATTATAACTTGCACTAATTGTGGAATAGCTCGACAGCATGT TTATTGCATGCGGGTATGTCGCCACGAAGTCCCTGAAGTTTGGATTTGTGAAGACTGTATACCAGAGGAAGGCACATTTGgtagaaatgaaaattttaaggaCTCCTGCATTACAGTCCGCCATGATGTGGCGATAGGGGGAGGATCCGCCAAAGTTTATGGTGATTCAGGATGGCATAGGGCTAGGCATTGTAAAAGGCTAAAGCCTGTAGAAACTGGCAAAGTGAAGTTTCTTTCTACTGAAGAAGTAATTAAGCTGTCATCTGGAGCTGCAAAAACGGCATTTTCTTCAAAGGCTAATTTAGGATACAGACCTAATTCTTCTTCTGCTGTCTCTCCTGTAAAGTTGAAACCAAACCCAAGAATTATCTCTTCAGGTCTTATGAAGCCTCCAGGATTTGGTAGAATCCAAGTCGATTCATCAACTAGTCAACAGGCACCCATAATATCCAAAG AGAAAAAGCCTATTGCCAATCCTGTGAAGGAACATGATTGCAAGGCTGCAAGCAGTTCATTGAAGGAAAAATTTTGCCTGGAACAGAAAATGACTTCCATCAGGCCTGATGAAGAAGTCAAAACTAGCAAGGCCAATTTGCTTGCAAAAGTAGTAAAAAATTGCTATAGCAATGGGGCTGTTAAAGAAGTGAACACTTGCAATGCAAATGCACAGGAAGATGCAAATAAACAGTTAGGTACATGTTCAACCTCCACAAAGTATCCTCCAATTATGG GCAGTGACAGTTGTCCTGTTGCTGAATTTAAGACGACTGATGAATTAAGAAGTCCAAGTACAAAAATTCTTCTGCCTAATCTTCGTTCTTATTTCCCTTCTCTGTGTGCCACTTGGAA GGGAGGCTTCAAGTTTTTTGATACTACAGCCCCCGGTAAATATTATGGTGGGTTCCAGGCTCAGCCTCCATGCATAGTAAATCGGAAAGCTTATGACTTTTCACAAACAATGCCTATAGTCCTTCAAGTTGAGCTGCTTCCACAGCACCGTGTTTGGGAAGATCTATTCCAGAATGATTATCCAGATTTTCGTGACATTGCACTTTATTTCCTCCCTTCTGCTATTATTCAGAG ATCCAAAGATAACTGTGCTAGCTTGTTCAAACTTATGGAAATCCGAAACTCTGTTATGAGAAGTTGCATTAATGATGTGGAGTTGATTATATTCACATCAAACCTGCTTCATGGAGACTTGCAAA GTGTTATTGAAAGGTCAAGTGCAGAACATTTCTTATTGGGAGTTTTTCGTCATGTAAAAAGTGATACAATTCCTCTGCAGCATCATTTTGCCAGCAAGGAATGTAGTGAGACTGTTGATATGGAAATTGACATGGAAGGTGGGCAGGCTTTGGGGAGAGTTGATGTGGTTGTTGCAAAAGAACCGCACCACTTGCAAAGCTCAGCAGTGAAGTTATCTGATGCTGCAGATAAGGCTGGTGACAATTCCCCTGGTTTTCGAAGACATGTCGAGCCATAA
- the LOC110617282 gene encoding uncharacterized protein LOC110617282 isoform X2 produces MEMLVGPSLCFHFLFSQKERKNPLVFLPCAEKPCDICGDLGYSELIITCTNCGIARQHVYCMRVCRHEVPEVWICEDCIPEEGTFGRNENFKDSCITVRHDVAIGGGSAKVYGDSGWHRARHCKRLKPVETGKVKFLSTEEVIKLSSGAAKTAFSSKANLGYRPNSSSAVSPVKLKPNPRIISSGLMKPPGFGRIQVDSSTSQQAPIISKEKKPIANPVKEHDCKAASSSLKEKFCLEQKMTSIRPDEEVKTSKANLLAKVVKNCYSNGAVKEVNTCNANAQEDANKQLGSDSCPVAEFKTTDELRSPSTKILLPNLRSYFPSLCATWKGGFKFFDTTAPGKYYGGFQAQPPCIVNRKAYDFSQTMPIVLQVELLPQHRVWEDLFQNDYPDFRDIALYFLPSAIIQRSKDNCASLFKLMEIRNSVMRSCINDVELIIFTSNLLHGDLQSVIERSSAEHFLLGVFRHVKSDTIPLQHHFASKECSETVDMEIDMEGGQALGRVDVVVAKEPHHLQSSAVKLSDAADKAGDNSPGFRRHVEP; encoded by the exons ATGGAGATGCTTGTGGGACCTTCCCTGTGCTTTCACTTTCTTTTTTcgcaaaaggaaagaaagaatccATTAGTATTTTTGCCATGCGCA GAAAAACCTTGCGACATATGTGGTGATCTTGGTTATAGCGAGTTAATTATAACTTGCACTAATTGTGGAATAGCTCGACAGCATGT TTATTGCATGCGGGTATGTCGCCACGAAGTCCCTGAAGTTTGGATTTGTGAAGACTGTATACCAGAGGAAGGCACATTTGgtagaaatgaaaattttaaggaCTCCTGCATTACAGTCCGCCATGATGTGGCGATAGGGGGAGGATCCGCCAAAGTTTATGGTGATTCAGGATGGCATAGGGCTAGGCATTGTAAAAGGCTAAAGCCTGTAGAAACTGGCAAAGTGAAGTTTCTTTCTACTGAAGAAGTAATTAAGCTGTCATCTGGAGCTGCAAAAACGGCATTTTCTTCAAAGGCTAATTTAGGATACAGACCTAATTCTTCTTCTGCTGTCTCTCCTGTAAAGTTGAAACCAAACCCAAGAATTATCTCTTCAGGTCTTATGAAGCCTCCAGGATTTGGTAGAATCCAAGTCGATTCATCAACTAGTCAACAGGCACCCATAATATCCAAAG AGAAAAAGCCTATTGCCAATCCTGTGAAGGAACATGATTGCAAGGCTGCAAGCAGTTCATTGAAGGAAAAATTTTGCCTGGAACAGAAAATGACTTCCATCAGGCCTGATGAAGAAGTCAAAACTAGCAAGGCCAATTTGCTTGCAAAAGTAGTAAAAAATTGCTATAGCAATGGGGCTGTTAAAGAAGTGAACACTTGCAATGCAAATGCACAGGAAGATGCAAATAAACAGTTAG GCAGTGACAGTTGTCCTGTTGCTGAATTTAAGACGACTGATGAATTAAGAAGTCCAAGTACAAAAATTCTTCTGCCTAATCTTCGTTCTTATTTCCCTTCTCTGTGTGCCACTTGGAA GGGAGGCTTCAAGTTTTTTGATACTACAGCCCCCGGTAAATATTATGGTGGGTTCCAGGCTCAGCCTCCATGCATAGTAAATCGGAAAGCTTATGACTTTTCACAAACAATGCCTATAGTCCTTCAAGTTGAGCTGCTTCCACAGCACCGTGTTTGGGAAGATCTATTCCAGAATGATTATCCAGATTTTCGTGACATTGCACTTTATTTCCTCCCTTCTGCTATTATTCAGAG ATCCAAAGATAACTGTGCTAGCTTGTTCAAACTTATGGAAATCCGAAACTCTGTTATGAGAAGTTGCATTAATGATGTGGAGTTGATTATATTCACATCAAACCTGCTTCATGGAGACTTGCAAA GTGTTATTGAAAGGTCAAGTGCAGAACATTTCTTATTGGGAGTTTTTCGTCATGTAAAAAGTGATACAATTCCTCTGCAGCATCATTTTGCCAGCAAGGAATGTAGTGAGACTGTTGATATGGAAATTGACATGGAAGGTGGGCAGGCTTTGGGGAGAGTTGATGTGGTTGTTGCAAAAGAACCGCACCACTTGCAAAGCTCAGCAGTGAAGTTATCTGATGCTGCAGATAAGGCTGGTGACAATTCCCCTGGTTTTCGAAGACATGTCGAGCCATAA